A genomic stretch from Arachis stenosperma cultivar V10309 chromosome 3, arast.V10309.gnm1.PFL2, whole genome shotgun sequence includes:
- the LOC130969759 gene encoding protein transport protein SEC23 D produces MAVRATVSRFPVDTDAREGSGLLWGVTVTPFAAVDENGHSPAFGSGGDILPRCENCWAYFNTYCELEQWAWSCSLCGTLNGLSSAAVERYSLPKSCAEMCSSFVDLELPLDGSSEEAAMQARPVYVAAVDLSSSEEFLELTKSALLAALEALAPGSLFGLATFSHKLGLYDIQGPIPVVKNVFIPPDAEGTLPIGLDDVMPLLQFLAPVDTCKDHIASALETLRPTTSWERTTAAGQSLDGVLIGGRGFGVAMEALCNYLGSEYGNTFALARIFAFLSGPPDYGAGQLDTRRYGEQYASKGEDADRALLPEQTPFYKDLAAVAVQAGVCVDIFAVTNEYTDLASLKFLSIESGGSLFLYTSTEDSTLPQDMYRMLSRPYAFGCVLRLRTSTEFKPGNSYGHFFPDPQYENVQHIICCDSYATYAYDFVFENNVGFSRNKSDVPTIQIAFQYSVVVPPKELSNLAGVSTNRTIHSLKRRLRIRTLQFGVAENINELYDSCDPEVVLSLLVHKVILASLDEGVREGRVLLQEWLVILIAQYNDALKLVQYNSGLSLRSQIDVAFSQCPQLQPLPRLIFALLRNPLLRFHEEGVHPDYRIYLQCLFSVLEPSSLHRAVYPVLTSFATPDKQAYPRHSLSRAALITSGSPIFFLDAFTILVVFYSSTADPSLPFPPPHDCLLRITINKLKQERCITPKLIFIRGGLDDASVFENFLIEEQDVDGSGLTSVMGFVSFLEDITQKVLEFMK; encoded by the exons ATGGCGGTGAGGGCCACAGTCTCGCGCTTCCCCGTCGACACAGACGCACGCGAAGGATCTGGCCTCCTCTGGGGAGTCACCGTGACGCCATTCGCCGCCGTCGACGAGAACGGCCATTCTCCGGCTTTCGGATCGGGCGGCGACATCCTACCTCGGTGCGAGAACTGTTGGGCGTACTTCAACACGTACTGCGAGCTGGAGCAGTGGGCGTGGTCATGTTCTCTCTGCGGCACCCTCAACGGCCTCTCCTCCGCCGCTGTCGAGCGCTACTCACTCCCCAAGTCCTGCGCCGAGATGTGCTCCTCCTTCGTAGATCTTGAGTTGCCACTAG ATGGATCGTCGGAGGAAGCGGCAATGCAAGCCCGTCCTGTCTATGTTGCTGCCGTTGACTTGTCCT CTTCAGAGGAGTTTTTGGAGCTGACTAAAAGTGCACTGCTGGCAGCTTTGGAAG CTCTTGCTCCTGGTTCACTTTTTGGGCTTGCTACCTTCAGCCACAAACTAGGATTGTATGATATTCAAGGTCCTATTCCTGTTGTAAAAAATGTGTTCATCCCTCCTGATGCAGAGGGAACTTTACCAATTGGGCTTGATGATGTCATGCCTTTGTTACAGTTTCTGGCTCCT gtgGACACCTGTAAGGACCATATTGCATCTGCGCTTGAAACACTAAGACCTACGACTTCATGGGAGAGAACCACGGCAGCTGGTCAATCACTGGATGGTGTTCTGATAGGTGGGCGCGGTTTTGGGGTGGCAATGGAAGCCCTTTGCAATTACCTTGGATCCGAATATGGAAACACGTTTGCTTTAG CTagaatctttgctttcttgtCTGGTCCCCCTGATTATGGAGCTGGACAGTTGGATACAAGACGGTATGGTGAGCAGTATGCAAGCAAAGGAGAGGATGCAGATCGTGCTTTACTCCCAGAGCAGACACCATTTTATAAAGATCTG GCTGCTGTTGCTGTTCAAGCAGGTGTCTGTGTGGACATATTTGCGGTAACAAATGAGTACACAGATTTGGCTTCCCTGAAGTTTCTGAGTATTGAAAGTGGTGGTTCcttatttttatatacaagtACTGAGGATTCAACTTTGCCTCAGGACAT GTACCGAATGCTGAGTCGGCCATATGCATTTGGCTGTGTCCTTCGATTGAGAACTTCAACTGAATTTAAACCTGGCAATTCT TATGGTCACTTCTTCCCGGATCCACAGtatgaaaatgttcaacacatCATATGTTGTGATTCTTATGCTACATATGCTTATGACTTTGTGTTTGAAAACAATGTTGGATTTTCAAG AAACAAGTCAGATGTTCCTACAATTCAAATTGCATTTCAGTACTCAGTTGTAGTTCCTCCCAAGGAACTTTCCAATTTAGCAGGAGTTTCTACAAATAG AACCATACATTCTCTCAAACGCCGGCTTAGGATCCGCACGTTGCAGTTTGGTGTTGCTGAGAACATTAATGAACTTTATGACAGCTGTGATCCTGAAGTTGTGCTATCTTTGCTTGTTCATAAG GTTATATTAGCCTCTTTGGATGAAGGTGTTCGGGAGGGCAGGGTTCTGCTTCAAGAATGGCTAGTGATCCTCATAGCTCAATACAATGATGCTCTTAAACTGGTTCAGTACAATAGTGGACTTTCCCTAAGATCCCAGatagatgttgcattctcccaGTGTCCTCAACTTCAGCCTCTACCTCGCCTAATTTTTGCGCTCCTTCGAAATCCTCTTCTCCGTTTTCACGAAGAAGGTGTTCACCCCGACTATCGCATCTATCTTCAATGCCTGTTCAG TGTGCTTGAACCAAGTTCCCTTCATCGTGCTGTCTATCCAGTGTTGACATCATTCGCTACTCCAGATAAACAAGCATATCCTCGCCATTCATTGAGTCGTGCTGCGCTGATTACCAGTGGCAGTCCAATATTTTTCCTTGATGCATTCACAATTCTGGTGGTGTTTTATTCTTCCACTGCAGACCCCTCACTTCCTTTTCCTCCACCCCATGATT GTTTGTTAAGGATTACAATCAACAAATTGAAGCAAGAGAGATGCATCACTCCCAAGCTCATTTTTATTCGAGGAGGGCTGGATGACGCCTCAGTTTTCGAAAACTTTCTAATTGAGGAGCAGGATGTTGATGGAAGTGGGCTTACAAGTGTAATGGGCTTTGTTTCCTTCCTTGAAGATATTACTCAGAAAGTTCTAGAGTTCATGAAATAG
- the LOC130968897 gene encoding cytochrome P450 94A1-like, which translates to MRKFSFDIICKFSFGMDLEYFIPSLSESKLANDVSLTSKLSVQRAMSSSPLIWKLKRLLNICSEKKVKEAIGVVDNVTMEMIRQRRREMVTTMGLNKSDLLSRFMGSIEDDKCYYLAKTVILIFQTMKDRLERSSRSPPSVLLIADVYRTPAKKFADFY; encoded by the exons ATGAGAAAATTTTCCTTCGATATcatatgcaaattctcatttgGAATGGACCTTGAGTACTTCATTCCTTCTCTTTCGGAGTCTAAACTGGCAAACGATGTCAGCCTCACATCCAAGCTATCAGTACAACGAGCAATGTCGTCGTCGCCGCTCATATGGAAATTGAAGCGATTACTGAATATTTGTTCTGAGAAGAAGGTGAAGGAAGCGATCGGAGTGGTGGACAATGTGACCATGGAAATGATAAGgcagaggaggagggagatggtGACGACAATGGGTCTTAACAAATCAGATTTGCTGTCTAGATTCATGGGATCTATCGAAGACGACAA ATGTTATTATTTGGCTAAAACGGTTATCCTCATCTTTCAGACTATGAAGGACAGACTGGAAAGGTCTTCGAG GTCTCCACCCTCCGTTTTGCTTATCGCCGACGTATATCGCACCCCTGCTAAGAAGTTCGCCGACTTCTACTAG
- the LOC130968913 gene encoding uncharacterized protein LOC130968913, translating to MEDKKSKGKGPHSAVLLITDIYRTSAKKFADFYRRRVIHWNIKAKTNIQKHISVLSTFYFIILSDKTIQSMDKKVKWSWTSALIGAASAVAAMAVLSAKPKDPTFHLISINFTSFKLNLPTILDAELVLTVHVTNPNIAPIHYSSTAMSIFYKGSLLGSAAVAAGSQPPRSCQLLRLPARLRGLELAQHAKCFVADVARREMVLDAAVDISGTARVLWWDHNFKVHVDSHVTVDPVFLDVIDQENTSELELFAA from the exons ATGGAGGATAAAAAGTCAAAGGGGAAGG GTCCCCACTCCGCCGTTTTGCTTATCACCGACATATATCGCACCTCGGCTAAGAAGTTCGCCGACTTCTACAGGAGACGAGTTATACATTGGAACATCAAGGCAAAAACAAATAt acaaaAACACATCTCCGTTCTTTCTACTTTCTACTTCATCATCCTCTCCGATAAAACAATCCAATCTATGGACAAAAAGGTCAAGTGGAGCTGGACCTCCGCGCTTATCGGAGCGGCATCAGCGGTGGCAGCCATGGCGGTGCTCTCAGCGAAGCCCAAGGACCCCACCTTCCACCTTATCTCCATCAACTTCACATCTTTCAAGCTCAACCTTCCAACCATCCTCGATGCAGAACTAGTCCTCACCGTCCATGTCACCAACCCCAACATCGCACCCATTCACTACTCCTCCACCGCCATGTCCATATTCTACAAGGGATCCCTCCTCGGCTCCGCCGCTGTAGCTGCCGGCTCCCAGCCCCCACGCTCCTGCCAGCTCCTCCGCCTCCCTGCGCGCCTCCGCGGCCTGGAGCTCGCCCAGCACGCCAAGTGCTTCGTCGCTGACGTGGCCAGGCGCGAGATGGTGCTTGACGCCGCCGTGGATATCAGCGGCACCGCCAGGGTGCTTTGGTGGGACCACAATTTTAAGGTGCACGTTGACAGCCACGTTACTGTCGATCCTGTGTTCCTTGATGTCATTGATCAGGAAAATACTTCGGAACTTGAACTTTTTGCCGCTTAA
- the LOC130967400 gene encoding uncharacterized protein At2g27730, mitochondrial, protein MAMRVAARNASRRLFSSGSGKILSEEEKAAENAYFKKAEQEKLEKLARKGPQSEAKPATGSGGSVPDAKPSGSAHTDASAEKVSTDKYRNYAVVAGTITFLSGLGWYLKGTAKKPEVQD, encoded by the exons ATGGCAATGCGGGTGGCTGCAAGAAATGCATCTAGAAGGCTATTTAGCAGCGGCTCTGGAAAAATACTCAGTGAGGAGGAGAAGGCCGCTGAAAATGCATACTTTAAG AAAGCTGAGCAAGAGAAGTTGGAGAAGCTTGCTCGCAAG GGACCTCAATCAGAAGCCAAGCCAGCCACAGGCTCAGGGGGTTCAGTACCTGATGCCAAGCCCAGTGGCTCAGCACATACAGATGCATCAGCTGAAAAGGTTTCAACTGACAAGTACCGGAATTATGCAGTTGTGGCAGGTACAATAACATTTCTTAGTGGTTTGGGTTGGTACCTCAAGGGCACTGCAAAAAAGCCAGAGGTGCAGGATTGA